AAGCGGTCTCTTCGAGTGTGTCGGTACCATGCGAGACGATGACGCCGGCGACCTCGGGGCGCGCCAGGGTATCCGAGACGACCTTGCTCAACTGGACCCAGCGCGGCGGATCCATATAGTCGGACGGCACATTGGACACGTTGTTCACCTCGACCTTGGCATACTTCGCCACGTCCGGCACCGTAGCGAGCAGGTCCTCTCCGGAGATCGCCGGCACGGGCGCCTTCTTGACCGGGTCGATTTTCATTGCAATGGTGCCGCCGGTGGCAATCAGGGCGACCACCGGTTGCGGCGTTTGGGCGAAGGCCATGCTTGCACTCATCAAGGCAAGGGCGGCAACTGACTTTATCGTTTTCATGCTTGAACTGTCTCCTATAGGCGATGTTGGATTCCCGCACTTGGATTGTAGAGCATCCCGTCGCGCCCGAAGCGGGCGTGCAGAGCCGAAAAAAAGGGCCGGGCGCATCACCGCCCAGCCCTCTTCCTTCACTGTGTCCGGCGTTTAATCGTTGGCGTTCTGCACGAACACCGCGGTGGTACGGGCCGGGATGCTGAAGCCGCCGCTGGCGCTGTCGAAGGCCGATGCCTTCACCACCTCGTCGCTGCCGTTGCGCTGGATGCGGTGCAGCTGCAGCTTGCGGCCCTTGAGTGCCGGCACGGCGAAGGTCTTCGCGACCTTGTCGACGTTGAACACCACCACCACCCCCTTGTACTGCGCGCCGGCGTATTTGCCAGGATCGTTGCCGTCGATTTCCATCACGATCGCGCCCGGCACCTGGCTTGGCCCGACGTTATGGAACTTCAGGCGGTCGATCACGTCCTGGGCGGTCCGCAGGCGGAACAGGCTCGTGTCCTTGCGGATCGCCAGCAGGTCTTCGAAGGCGCCCTTGGCGGACAGGATCGCGCGGGTGTCCGGCCTGATCAGCGGATTCGTCAGGATCGGCGCCATGATGCCCCAGTTGTCCTGGTTCGGTCCGGCCATCGGCAGGCCGACGCCGAAGTTGTTCGCGCCATAGCTGTAGTCGAGCCGGTTGAACCAGTCGCCGGCGTTGTAGCTGTCGCGGTCCAGCGACTTCGAACGCAGGATCTCCTGGCCCGCGTGGATGAAGGGCACGCCCTGCGACAGCAGCACGATCGATGCGCCCAGGGTCTGCACGCGCACCCGGTCCGAAAGCAGGGTCGATTGCGGCAGGCGGAAAGCGTTGATGTCGAACAGGGTCTGGTTGTCGTGCGCCTCGATGTAGTTGATGACTTCGGACGGATTGGCGGCAAAGCCCGCCTGCTGGCCGAAGTAATCGATCTGGGCGTTCGTGCGCAGCGAGCCGAAACGGTCCGTGAAGCGGTAGTCGCGCAGGGTGCCCGACAGGCTGACCCTCACCATGTCGGCCAGGCGCAATGCATCGTCGCGGCTCTGGTTGGCCTGGGCGTTCGGATCGAGCCAAGCGCCGTTGATGAAGCCCTGCTGGGTGACCAGGGCGCTGCCGCCGTCGCAGCAGCCGCCGCCGCGCACGGCGTCGCGCATGCGGTCGTTGAACGAGCCGATGCCGGTCCCGGCCATGTTGGCCTGGCGCGCCTGCACGAAGCGGGCGTCGTTGGCGACGCTGCCGAAGTTCCAGGCTTCGCCGTACAGGTAGATGTCGCGGCCGGCGGCCTGGTTGACGCCGGCCTGCAGGCGCTTCAACAGCTCGAGCGGGGTAAAGCCCATGATGTCGAAGCGGAAGCTGTCGACCTTGTACTGCCTGGCCCACAGCGACACCGAGTCGATCATCAGCTTGCCCATCATCGTGTTTTCCTGGGCGGTGTCGGCGCAGCAGCTGTCGTTCAGGATGCTGCCGTTCGCGCCCAGCCGGTAGTAATAGGTCGGCACGATGCGGTCCAGCACGGACAGCGGTCCCTGCTGCGACTGGCTGGTATGGTTGTAGACCACGTCCATGGTCACGCGCAGGCCGGTCTCGTGCAGCGACTGCACCATCGCGCGGAACTCGCGCACGCGCGCGGCGCCGTCGTTGGCGTCGGTGGCATAGCTGCCTTCCGGCGCGTTGTAGTGCACCGGGTCGTAGCCCCAGTTGAAGCAGTCGCTGTCCTGGCTGGCGGCGACGGCGGCCTGCTGGGCGGTGGAATCCGCCGCGGCGTTCGGCACGCTCGGCAGGACGCAGCCGGCTTCGTTCACGCTGGCGAAGTCGAAGCTGGGCAGCAGGTGGATGTGGGTCATGCCGGACTTCTGCAGTTCCCTCAGGTGCCGCATCGGGTTCGCGTCGAGGTCGGTGAAGGCCAGGTACTTGCCGCGGTGCGCCGCCGGGACCGTCGTGTCCAGCGCCGAGAAGTCGCGCACGTGCAGTTCGTACAGCGCGATGTCGGTCGGCGCATCCAGCTTCGGAATGCGCTGATCGTCCCAGCCGGCCGGTTTCAGCGTCGCGCTGTCGAGGTTGGCCACGAAGGAACGGGTGCTGTT
This window of the Massilia sp. WG5 genome carries:
- the pulA gene encoding pullulanase-type alpha-1,6-glucosidase, encoding MLNRRSLTSRLRFGAAVGLSALLAGCGAGDVQQGSTSGTRLLAQAASASATPVAPGNIRMHFHRVQNDTAQWGVYSWDGPQNPSPAWISGRFMFTNTDAFGGYVDIPLAAGKSAIWFLVTDGNGTKNCGADQHADLNADIASKGQDIWMLEGDCTVYKSQPALSYGSLAFASAHWLSATTLAWPGAPAGGSYKLFYAANGGLAATPDAATGLAGADGSFTLSAAPLSDAIRQKYPHLAGATGLQLAAADAAKVAQLASGQFAIAQYDGAGNLVQVTSLQMAGMLDDVFARAASNAQLGVSFDRAGVPTFRVWAPTAKSVSLNVYPSASAPATASVAMSADAASGVWRYTAPDASWTNRAYYTYTVNVLSRWANNALVTNTVTDPYSLSLNANSTRSFVANLDSATLKPAGWDDQRIPKLDAPTDIALYELHVRDFSALDTTVPAAHRGKYLAFTDLDANPMRHLRELQKSGMTHIHLLPSFDFASVNEAGCVLPSVPNAAADSTAQQAAVAASQDSDCFNWGYDPVHYNAPEGSYATDANDGAARVREFRAMVQSLHETGLRVTMDVVYNHTSQSQQGPLSVLDRIVPTYYYRLGANGSILNDSCCADTAQENTMMGKLMIDSVSLWARQYKVDSFRFDIMGFTPLELLKRLQAGVNQAAGRDIYLYGEAWNFGSVANDARFVQARQANMAGTGIGSFNDRMRDAVRGGGCCDGGSALVTQQGFINGAWLDPNAQANQSRDDALRLADMVRVSLSGTLRDYRFTDRFGSLRTNAQIDYFGQQAGFAANPSEVINYIEAHDNQTLFDINAFRLPQSTLLSDRVRVQTLGASIVLLSQGVPFIHAGQEILRSKSLDRDSYNAGDWFNRLDYSYGANNFGVGLPMAGPNQDNWGIMAPILTNPLIRPDTRAILSAKGAFEDLLAIRKDTSLFRLRTAQDVIDRLKFHNVGPSQVPGAIVMEIDGNDPGKYAGAQYKGVVVVFNVDKVAKTFAVPALKGRKLQLHRIQRNGSDEVVKASAFDSASGGFSIPARTTAVFVQNAND